In the Ignavibacteriota bacterium genome, one interval contains:
- a CDS encoding nuclear transport factor 2 family protein, protein MKNEQMLSVVKSFISHINSVFVDGIVSLMSDDHTFIDSHGNRYDGKEKMKTGWLGYFALFPDYKIEVEQMFENGNTVSIFGYASGTFRGMSDNPDAHWRLPASWKAIVEDGKIKLWQVYADVKIPFDIMQKYSEGKEDENAIQGLGGVFFKSKDPKALTTWYDEHLGTHFGENTWNTFKWREREHPSKIGRTEFSVFKETTTYFQPSEKQFMFNFRVKNLDAMLAKLKAEGVHVEEKTEVYDYGKFGWIVDLEGNKIELWEPVDEVLEEFNKKQ, encoded by the coding sequence ATGAAAAATGAACAAATGCTATCTGTTGTAAAGAGTTTTATTTCGCATATCAATTCCGTGTTCGTTGATGGAATTGTATCGTTAATGTCTGATGACCATACATTCATTGATTCACACGGTAACAGGTATGACGGTAAAGAGAAAATGAAAACCGGTTGGCTCGGTTACTTTGCGTTGTTTCCTGATTACAAAATTGAAGTTGAACAAATGTTTGAAAATGGAAACACAGTTTCAATATTCGGTTATGCAAGTGGAACATTTAGAGGAATGAGTGACAATCCTGATGCGCATTGGCGATTGCCTGCATCATGGAAAGCGATTGTCGAGGATGGGAAGATTAAACTCTGGCAAGTATATGCTGATGTAAAAATTCCGTTTGATATCATGCAAAAATATTCTGAAGGCAAAGAAGATGAGAATGCAATCCAAGGATTGGGCGGAGTCTTCTTTAAATCAAAAGACCCGAAGGCGCTAACAACATGGTACGACGAACATCTCGGAACACACTTCGGAGAAAATACATGGAACACATTCAAGTGGCGTGAACGGGAACATCCATCGAAGATTGGAAGAACAGAGTTCAGCGTCTTCAAAGAAACAACAACGTACTTTCAGCCGAGCGAGAAACAGTTCATGTTTAACTTCCGTGTGAAGAATCTCGATGCGATGCTTGCGAAGTTGAAAGCGGAAGGCGTCCACGTCGAAGAGAAAACTGAGGTGTACGATTACGGCAAGTTCGGTTGGATTGTTGACCTCGAAGGAAATAAGATTGAATTGTGGGAACCGGTGGATGAAGTGTTGGAGGAGTTTAATAAAAAGCAATGA